The window AACTGGATTGGGTCACCAGCCCTTTACTGACAACGACATAGGCTCTGCCCCCTTGAGCAGCAAGTTGCTCATTGAGCTGCCGTGCAGTGGCCTCGAGGTGGTCTTTGGCCTGGCCAATGCTGCCTTTGCGGTAGATTTCCTGAGTAAGTTCAGGTCCAATATAGGAGAATGCCAGGGTCATTGCATGGTCAGCCAGAACTCCCGCTTCCCGCAGACTGTCAATCCACAGCTGCCAGTCTTCTCCGCCCATGACATGGACGGTACTTTCAATCTCTGATTCTGTAGCAGGATCTATGGTTACTGGGCTGACTTCACCAGTGTGAAAGTTTACCGTCTTGTTCGTATAGGGATGCTTAACCGGCTTCAGCACCGAATTGTACACTTCACCGCTTACAGGGTCTGTCCGGCGTGCAGTAGCTACACTGTAAATCACAAGATCGACCTGTCCCAGTTCGCGCTTGATCAGCCGGGTGGTACGGTCCTTGGTCTCCTTGCTAAAAGCATCGCCGCAGACACTGTAGGACCTCAGGCCTGTATCAAGCGCAGACTGCTCGAAGGCTGCCGAGTTATACCATCCGGCGGACGCGGTACGAGTGTCAGTAGCTGTACTTGGACGGTATACACCTACCGTCGCCGCTCCGGCACCGAAGGCTGCAGCGATTCTCGAGGCCAGGCCGTACCCGGTTGAGGCGCCGATGACAAGTACATTGCGTGGACCTTGAACCGTTGGCTTGCCCTTTATATACTCTATCTGCTCCTGAACCTGCCGGGCGCAGCCCACGGGGTGGGCGGTCGTGCATATGAAGCCGCGTGTGCGTGGTTTGATGATCATGAAGGAGTCATTCCTTTCTTATTTAAGAGGGTAATTGTTAATTTAGTATGACATAATGCAAGACTATATTATAGTTAACAGCTTTTTAAGATCATGTTTTGTTATAATTATAAATTATGGATTAAACAACTGATGACGTTCAGGTAATCTGACATGAATTTGTGATGATTCATTTTCAGAAAGCTCTTGACTAAGAGGCATAAAAATAGATAAAATAATACTTATTGCCTATCTATATACTGAGAATCATTATCGTACTTTTGAAAAGAGCAGAGAGGGTGACAGGATGGAGCGCCTTTTAGAGGTAAAAGACTTAGCAATTTCATTCAAAACACGCGGCGGAGAGGTTCAAGCGATCCGTGGTGTTAACTTTCATGTGAATAAAGGTGAAACACTGGCGATTGTAGGCGAATCCGGTTCCGGTAAAAGCGTAACTTCCCAAGCGGTCATGAAACTTGTTCCTCAGCCGCAGGGTCAATACAAACGTGGTCAAATCTTATTCGACGGACAAGACCTGATTCCGAAAACCGAAAAGCAAATGCAGAAAATCCGCGGTAAAGAAATCGGCATGATCTTCCAGGATCCAATGACTTCCCTGAATCCAATGATGAAGGTCGGCAAGCAAATTACCGAAGTGCTGTTCAAGCACGAAAAAATCTCCAAAGATGCTGCCTATAAACGTGGTATCGAGCTGTTGAGCCTGGTAGGCATTCCGTCACCGGAACGCCGTTTTCAGCAGTATCCGCATGAGTTCAGCGGCGGGATGCGCCAGCGTGTCGTAATCGCTATGGCACTTGCGGCTAACCCTAAGCTGCTGATTGCCGATGAGCCGACAACTGCGCTCGACGTAACCATTCAGGCACAAATTCTTGACCTGATGAAGGATCTGCAGAAAAAAATCGACACAGCGATTATCTTTATTACCCATGACCTTGGTGTAGTTGCCAGAATGGCTGACCGTGTAGCGGTTATGTATGCCGGTCAGATTGTTGAAATGGGTACTGCTGAAGAGATCTTCTATGATCCTAGACATCCTTACACTTGGGGCTTACTTGCTTCCATGCCAAGTCTGGAGAGCAAAGGTTCCCTGCTGACAGCTATTCCGGGAACACCTCCCGATCTGATCAAGCCGCCTAAGGGTGATGCATTTGCTCTGCGCAGCACCTATGCTATGGCGATTGACATGGAGAAGGAACCTCCGATGTATAAAGTATCGGATTCACACTTGGTGAAATCCTGGCTGATGCATCCGATGGCTCCGGCTGTTGAGCCGCCTGATGTGGTGAAGAAGAGACAGCGTGTAATGCCGAATGCTTATCCTCAGCCAATTCTGGTAGAAGGCAACAGCGTGTATTAATTATCGGTTTAAGTTTATACTAATAAGATTAGCGTCAGTCCGTTATACGGATTGGCGCTTTTTGTGCGATAAAGGTGTATTTCAAAAGGATTTAGGCAGCATTATGTTTTATAAAAGTATGAACTAATATTAATATATATAAATAAAAGTATTGACTATTTTTCTTTTTCACAGCACAATGTAAGGGTATACATAGGAGGTATTCTCATGAAAAAACGTGCTATGACCACATTATTATCCTTAACCCTGTTATCCGGCTGCAGCGGCAGCGGTGCACCCCAGTTCAAGAATGTATCGGTGCATGATCCTTCCGTTATTAAGGTGAACAATACGTATTATGTATTCGGTTCCCATCTGGCTTCGGCCAAATCCAAGGACCTGATCTCGTGGAAACAGATTTCTTCTGTAGTGGAAGACGGCAATAAGCTCATTCCGAATGTTACCGAAGAGCTCAGCGAGACCTTCAACTGGGCTAAAACAGACACGCTGTGGGCGCCGGATGTGATTCAGCTTGATGACGGCAAATTCTATATGTACTATAACGCCTGCAAAGGGGATTCACCTCTATCAGCGATGGGGATTGCCGTCTCTAACAAGATTGAAGGGCCTTACAAGGATCTGGGGATCATTCTGAAATCCGGAATGGCCGGAGCAGGAAGTGACGGTGAAATTTATGATGCCACCCAGAAGCCGAATGTAGTGGACCCGGATGTGTTCTTTGATAAGGACGGCAAGCTGTGGATGGTATATGGTTCGTATTCAGGCGGAATCTTTATCCTGGAACTTGACCCGGCTACAGGCTTCCCGCTTCCGGATCAGGGCTACGGCAAGAAGCTGCTGGGCGCGAATCATGCCCGGATCGAAGGGCCTTATATGCTATATAGCCCGGAAACCGATTATTACTATCTGTTCCTATCCTACGGTGGGCTGGATACCAAAGGCGGATATAATATCCGTGTCGCCCGCTCCAAGAATCCGGATGGCCCTTTTGAGGATTCAGAAGGCAAGGCTATGATAGATGCCAAAGGCAATCCGAAGAAGCTGTTCGACGATAAGTTCTATGCACCTTACGGAGTGAAGCTGATGGGCAATTTCGAATTCAGAAACGGTGATTCGGAGCCTGCGGCCATTGGAGAAGGATACGTATCACCCGGGCATAATTCAGCCTACTATGATGAGAAGAGCGGCCAGTATTATCTGATTTTCCATACCCGTTTCCACAACCGGGGAGAAGAGCATGAGGTGCGGGTGCATCAGATGTTCATGAACGAGGAGGGCTGGCCGGTAGTGGCTCCCCACCGGTATAGCGGTGAGAAGATCGCTGCGTACACTTCCGAAGAGGTTACCGGAGAGTACAAATACGTGAACCACGGGAAGGACATTACAGCCAAGTCTGTAGTATCGAAAATGATTGAGCTGACTGCTGACGGTAAGATCACTGGAGCGGTAACAGGCACATGGAGCTTAAGCGGGGAACATACTGTTAAGTTAACGGTGGAAGGCAAAGAATACAGCGGCGTTTTCCTGAAGGAATGGAATGAAGCAGTGGACGGCAATGTGATGACATTTACCGCACTTTCCAAAGAGGGTATAGCTGTTTGGGGAAGTCATGTACTGACAGAACCTAAGGAATAGTTGGTACAAGACTGTAACAGCAACCTCCGGATAACGTATTGACGTTGTCCGGAGGTTTTTGTGTTACTTAAACTTCTTAACCACGATTACTGCATTGTGTCCGCCGAAGCCAAAAGAATTAGATATCCCAATATTAACTTCTGTAGTACGTGAGTGGTTTGGCACATAATCGAGGTCACAGATATCGTCAGGCGTCTCCTGGTTGATTGTAGGCGGGATCAGACCTTCCTGGATACTCTTGATCATAGCAATAGCTTCCAGTCCGCCAGCCGCACCGAGAGTGTGTCCGGTCATTGATTTATTCGCGGTTACAGGAATACGGTAGGCAGCTTCGCCGAACAGCTTTTTAATTGCGGTTGTCTCTGAACGGTCGCCGATTAAGGTGCTGGTCGCATGTGCACTGATCAGGTCTACTTCTTGCGGTTGTACTCCGGCCTCCTGCAGCGCCAGCTTCATCGCCTGATAGGCGCCAATCCCTTCGGGATGGGTTGCAACCATGTGGTATGCATCTGAACTGGCCCCGTAGCCTATAACCTCAGCATGAATGACGGCGTTCCTGCGCAGGGCGTGCGAGAGGGACTCCAGAATCAGAATAGCGCCGCCTTCGCCGATCACAAATCCGTCCCGGTTGCCGTCAAACGGCCGGCTGGCTTTCTCCGGCTCCTCATTGCGGGTCGATAAGGAAGTCGCATTGCCAAAGCTGGCCAGTGCAATTTCTGAAATCGCCGCTTCGGCGCCCCCGGCAATAACACAATCCGCACCGCCATAGCGTATCAGCCGGAATGCTTCTCCGATTGCGGTATTTCCGATCGAGCAGGCGGTCACCGGTGACAGCGTAGGGCCAAGTGCCCCGAACCTGATGCTGATCGTGGCTGCAGCCATATTGGAGATCAGCATAGGAATTAAAGTCGGACTGACCCTTTCCGGTCCGCGGGTCTTGAGAAGCTCTGCCTGCTCCATCAGTGTATTTATACCTCCAACACCTGAACCGACATACACACCGAGCCGCTCCCGGTCAACTTTCTCCAGCTGCAGGCCGGAATCGGCCCATGCTTCTTCAGTCGCTGCCAGCGCAAACTGGGTAAACCTGTCCATCCGGCGGGCTTCCTTGCGGCCGAATCTGGCTTCCGGATCAAAGTCCCGAACTTCTCCG of the Paenibacillus pedocola genome contains:
- the fabF gene encoding beta-ketoacyl-ACP synthase II, with the translated sequence MERVVITGMGLISPLGNSVEPFWRRLSAGESGISPITSFDTSHFKSKIAGEVRDFDPEARFGRKEARRMDRFTQFALAATEEAWADSGLQLEKVDRERLGVYVGSGVGGINTLMEQAELLKTRGPERVSPTLIPMLISNMAAATISIRFGALGPTLSPVTACSIGNTAIGEAFRLIRYGGADCVIAGGAEAAISEIALASFGNATSLSTRNEEPEKASRPFDGNRDGFVIGEGGAILILESLSHALRRNAVIHAEVIGYGASSDAYHMVATHPEGIGAYQAMKLALQEAGVQPQEVDLISAHATSTLIGDRSETTAIKKLFGEAAYRIPVTANKSMTGHTLGAAGGLEAIAMIKSIQEGLIPPTINQETPDDICDLDYVPNHSRTTEVNIGISNSFGFGGHNAVIVVKKFK
- the fabV gene encoding enoyl-ACP reductase FabV, which encodes MIIKPRTRGFICTTAHPVGCARQVQEQIEYIKGKPTVQGPRNVLVIGASTGYGLASRIAAAFGAGAATVGVYRPSTATDTRTASAGWYNSAAFEQSALDTGLRSYSVCGDAFSKETKDRTTRLIKRELGQVDLVIYSVATARRTDPVSGEVYNSVLKPVKHPYTNKTVNFHTGEVSPVTIDPATESEIESTVHVMGGEDWQLWIDSLREAGVLADHAMTLAFSYIGPELTQEIYRKGSIGQAKDHLEATARQLNEQLAAQGGRAYVVVSKGLVTQSSSALPVVPLYTSLLYKVMKAQGLHEGCIEQAYRLFTECLYSPKGTSVDEEGRIRIDDWELKPSVQTEVDRLWPLITTENIYELSDLAGYRKEFFQLFGFETDGVNYEADTNPHVSVPNQF
- a CDS encoding ABC transporter ATP-binding protein, translating into MERLLEVKDLAISFKTRGGEVQAIRGVNFHVNKGETLAIVGESGSGKSVTSQAVMKLVPQPQGQYKRGQILFDGQDLIPKTEKQMQKIRGKEIGMIFQDPMTSLNPMMKVGKQITEVLFKHEKISKDAAYKRGIELLSLVGIPSPERRFQQYPHEFSGGMRQRVVIAMALAANPKLLIADEPTTALDVTIQAQILDLMKDLQKKIDTAIIFITHDLGVVARMADRVAVMYAGQIVEMGTAEEIFYDPRHPYTWGLLASMPSLESKGSLLTAIPGTPPDLIKPPKGDAFALRSTYAMAIDMEKEPPMYKVSDSHLVKSWLMHPMAPAVEPPDVVKKRQRVMPNAYPQPILVEGNSVY
- a CDS encoding glycoside hydrolase family 43 protein — protein: MKKRAMTTLLSLTLLSGCSGSGAPQFKNVSVHDPSVIKVNNTYYVFGSHLASAKSKDLISWKQISSVVEDGNKLIPNVTEELSETFNWAKTDTLWAPDVIQLDDGKFYMYYNACKGDSPLSAMGIAVSNKIEGPYKDLGIILKSGMAGAGSDGEIYDATQKPNVVDPDVFFDKDGKLWMVYGSYSGGIFILELDPATGFPLPDQGYGKKLLGANHARIEGPYMLYSPETDYYYLFLSYGGLDTKGGYNIRVARSKNPDGPFEDSEGKAMIDAKGNPKKLFDDKFYAPYGVKLMGNFEFRNGDSEPAAIGEGYVSPGHNSAYYDEKSGQYYLIFHTRFHNRGEEHEVRVHQMFMNEEGWPVVAPHRYSGEKIAAYTSEEVTGEYKYVNHGKDITAKSVVSKMIELTADGKITGAVTGTWSLSGEHTVKLTVEGKEYSGVFLKEWNEAVDGNVMTFTALSKEGIAVWGSHVLTEPKE